The proteins below are encoded in one region of Methanofollis sp.:
- a CDS encoding methyltransferase domain-containing protein: protein MEPLPDYNELWRAAIEAGGREKIDDPGAVWDRRAGAYDRARGEEKGADEVSMMTIGPDDTVLDIGAGTGRLAVPMARAARHVTALDPSGKMLAVLRRHMEEAGLRNYTCMKARWEDVTPGIDIGPHTVVVAANALGFADLRRELEKIDAAATRAVYLFWHAGEWREADEQELWRDVFGAEGGRGGYPDYLFVVHVLHDLGIYANVTITGTESVTPYPSPEAAAADWTRMHEPPAGKEEVVVEHFRKALEPDGDGGYVLVRRRKRAMVWWEK, encoded by the coding sequence AACGAACTCTGGCGGGCGGCGATCGAGGCCGGCGGCAGGGAGAAGATCGACGACCCGGGTGCGGTCTGGGACCGCCGGGCCGGGGCCTACGACCGTGCCAGGGGGGAAGAAAAAGGGGCGGACGAGGTCTCGATGATGACGATCGGTCCGGACGACACGGTCCTCGACATCGGGGCAGGCACAGGGCGTCTTGCGGTCCCGATGGCGCGGGCGGCGCGGCACGTCACCGCTCTCGACCCGTCGGGAAAGATGCTTGCGGTCCTCAGGCGCCATATGGAGGAGGCGGGCCTCAGGAATTACACCTGCATGAAGGCACGCTGGGAGGACGTGACGCCGGGCATCGACATCGGCCCCCACACGGTCGTCGTCGCCGCAAACGCCCTCGGCTTTGCAGACCTGAGACGGGAACTCGAAAAGATCGACGCGGCGGCGACGCGGGCGGTGTACCTCTTCTGGCACGCGGGTGAGTGGCGGGAGGCCGACGAACAGGAACTCTGGCGTGACGTCTTCGGCGCGGAAGGAGGGCGGGGCGGGTATCCCGACTACCTCTTCGTCGTCCACGTCCTCCACGACCTCGGCATCTACGCGAACGTGACGATCACCGGGACGGAGTCGGTCACGCCCTACCCATCGCCCGAAGCGGCCGCGGCCGACTGGACGAGGATGCACGAACCCCCGGCGGGAAAGGAGGAGGTCGTCGTCGAGCACTTCAGGAAGGCCCTGGAACCCGACGGGGACGGGGGGTACGTGCTGGTCAGGCGGAGAAAGAGGGCGATGGTGTGGTGGGAGAAGTGA